The Populus alba chromosome 6, ASM523922v2, whole genome shotgun sequence genome contains a region encoding:
- the LOC118047985 gene encoding VIN3-like protein 1 isoform X2 has translation MAVIVVLLVVKYQGFSGFERGLMCCCDLINTDRSWKKHLIIAKDARRLDVLCYRIYLSYRLLDGTSRFKELHGIVKDAKAKIETEVGPVDGVSAKMARGIVSRLSVAGDVQKLCSLAIEKADEWLTTISSASPNCREDSLPAACRFLFEEVKSSSVVIILIELSTALSDDIKGYKLWYCKSREETHAKEPICMFPRSQRRILISNLQPCTEYTFRIVSYTEAGDLGHSEAKCFTKSIEIIQKNPNPSGARNGKKGNTVTGGYTSSYNRDSKTTPAVNSSGFMVRDLGKILHLAGAQQQGCFEGFCSADTKKCCGGGKVVKPQTSEDLVPSISHGLDLNVVSVPDLNEELTPFESSRDEDNGCTLEQAIEADDDAASHDVEKNHLARSHGTGDSQTWMHGPSREVPTVDSLSELCRKRAAHTNEDLHDCDSTLINESPFRVSSGSGYLDENFEYCVKTIRWLECEGYINQEFRLKLLTWFSLRSTEQERRVVNTFIQTLIDDPSSLGGQLVDSFSDIISSKRPRNGFCGKLWH, from the exons GGTTTGAACGTGGACTGATGTGTTGCTGTGATTTGATTAATACTGACAGAAGTTGGAAGAAGCATCTAATTATAGCAAAGGATGCTCGTAGACTTGATGTGCTCTGTTATAGGATATACTTGAGCTACAGGCTACTTGATGGGACTTCAAGGTTTAAAGAACTGCATGGAATTGTCAAGGATGCCAAGGCTAAAATAGAAACAGAAGTAGGTCCAGTAGATGGTGTTTCTGCCAAGATGGCACGTGGCATTGTCAGCAGACTCTCTGTCGCTGGTGATGTACAGAAACTTTGCTCTCTTGCAATTGAAAAGGCAGATGAATGGCTCACTACCATTTCTAGTGCAAGCCCAAATTGCAGAG AGGATTCCCTTCCTGCTGCTTGCAGATTCTTATTTGAAGAAGTGAAATCCTCAtctgttgtaattattttaattgaattgtcTACTGCATTGTCTGATGATATTAAGGGCTACAAGCTCTGGTATTGCAAGAGTAGAGAAGAGACACATGCAAAAGAACCTATTTGCATGTTTCCAAGATCTCAGAGAAGGATTTTGATTTCCAATCTACAGCCCTGCACAGAGTATACTTTTCGGATTGTTTCTTATACAGAGGCTGGTGACTTGGGTCACTCCGAGGCTAAGTGTTTTACCAAGAGCATAgagataattcaaaaaaatcctaATCCTTCAGGTGCAAGGAATGGTAAGAAAGGGAATACTGTCACTGGAGGATATACTTCTAGTTACAATAGGGATTCCAAAACTACACCTGCTGTTAATTCTTCTGGATTCATGGTTCGTGACCTTGGAAAGATTCTTCATCTGGCTGGGGCTCAACAGCAAGGCTGCTTTGAAGGTTTCTGCAGTGCTGATACTAAAAAATGCTGTGGAGGCGGCAAAGTGGTCAAGCCTCAAACTTCAGAAGATCTAGTGCCATCTATTTCACATGGGCTAGACTTAAATGTTGTCTCAGTGCCTGATTTGAATGAAGAGCTGACTCCATTTGAGTCCTCCCGTGATGAGGATAATGGGTGCACTTTGGAGCAGGCTATTGAGGCAGATGATGATGCTGCTTCCCATGATGTAGAGAAAAATCATTTAGCAAGATCTCATGGTACTGGTGACTCCCAGACCTGGATGCATGGGCCAAGCAGGGAAGTGCCCACTGTTGATTCCCTGTCAGAGTTGTGCAGGAAAAGGGCTGCACACACGAATGAAGACTTGCATGACTGTGATAGCACTTTGATAAATGAATCACCATTCCGTGTGTCCAGTGGTTCAGGTTACCtggatgagaactttgagtacTGCGTGAAGACAATCCGGTGGTTGGAATGTGAGGGTTACATTAACCAGGAATTTAGGTTGAAATTGCTGACATGGTTTAGTTTGAGATCAACGGAACAAGAACGTAGAGTGGTTAACACCTTTATCCAAACTCTGATTGATGATCCTAGTAGCCTGGGAGGACAGTTGGTTGACTCCTTTTCAGATATCATATCCAGCAAGAGGCCACGGAATGGATTCTGTGGCAAGCTGTGGCATTAA